One Micromonospora eburnea genomic region harbors:
- a CDS encoding ATP-binding cassette domain-containing protein, translating to MITLRGLTKRFGTATAVDDLTVDIGPGQVTGFLGPNGAGKSTTMRMVLGLDRPTAGQALVNGRAYRALRHPLHEVGALLDATGIHPTRSGRSHLRAMARSSGIPDRRVAEVLDLVGLDGRAADKPGRTLSLGMGQRLGIAGALLGDPPVLLLDEPVNGLDPDGVRWIRRFTRTLADEGRTVLLSSHLMSEMQQTADRVIVLGRGRLIADAPLAELITAGPAASVRVRGPEPAGLAALGARLTAEGATVAAYDADGLTVTGASAARVGDLVYELGVRVHELAPVAASLEEAFLELTADSVEYAAGPTGSEAR from the coding sequence ATGATCACACTACGTGGGTTGACGAAGCGGTTCGGGACGGCGACCGCGGTCGACGACCTGACCGTCGACATCGGGCCGGGGCAGGTGACCGGCTTCCTCGGCCCCAACGGCGCGGGCAAGTCCACCACCATGCGGATGGTGCTCGGGCTGGACCGGCCCACCGCCGGACAGGCCCTGGTCAACGGCCGGGCGTACCGGGCACTGCGGCACCCGCTGCACGAGGTCGGCGCGCTGCTGGACGCCACCGGCATCCACCCGACCCGCTCCGGCCGGTCCCACCTGCGGGCGATGGCCCGCAGCAGCGGCATCCCCGACCGGCGGGTGGCCGAGGTGCTCGACCTGGTCGGGCTGGACGGACGCGCGGCCGACAAGCCCGGACGGACGCTGTCGCTGGGCATGGGGCAGCGGCTCGGCATCGCCGGAGCGCTGCTCGGCGACCCGCCGGTGCTGCTCCTCGACGAGCCGGTCAACGGCCTCGACCCGGACGGCGTGCGCTGGATCCGCCGGTTCACCCGGACCCTCGCCGACGAGGGACGGACCGTCCTGCTCTCCAGCCACCTGATGAGCGAGATGCAGCAGACCGCCGACCGGGTCATCGTGCTCGGCCGGGGACGGCTGATCGCCGACGCGCCGCTGGCCGAGCTGATCACCGCCGGCCCGGCCGCGTCGGTTCGGGTACGCGGCCCCGAGCCGGCCGGTCTCGCGGCGTTGGGCGCCCGGCTGACCGCCGAGGGCGCGACCGTCGCCGCGTACGACGCGGACGGGCTGACCGTCACCGGCGCCTCCGCCGCTCGGGTCGGTGACCTGGTGTACGAGCTGGGGGTGCGGGTGCACGAGCTGGCCCCGGTGGCCGCCTCGCTGGAGGAGGCGTTCCTGGAACTCACCGCCGACAGCGTCGAGTACGCCGCCGGCCCGACCGGAAGCGAGGCCCGATGA
- a CDS encoding cytochrome P450: MLFRGWEESVDGRWPDAATVVDHVGVPHLVVTRHALVRRLLTDPATFRPDNALDAVTPIPVTALRILAGHRFRLPPTLANNSAASHPEIRGIVADALHPDRVAAQQPWLADLVRRRVARLAAALDAGTPVDLYAELAADLPLLVLARLVELPDAPVGAVKDFARAALELFWAPLDEDRQLALATEVGRFHTVLRTFAETGGGLAARLRDAGHSADVVVGALFFLLVAGQETTSQFLTLLLHRLAGEPAVRAGLRSGEIRVADVVEEGLRLEPPIVTWRRVAAVDTTLGGTAVPAGTSIVAWLARAGRDPEVVAAPAEFRPGQRGSRRHLAFGAGPHRCVGAQLARMEAAVVVAEATPLLDGVTVVRPPWCPDNLTFRMPDAFVIRRA, from the coding sequence GTGCTGTTCCGGGGCTGGGAGGAGTCCGTCGACGGCCGGTGGCCCGACGCGGCGACCGTGGTCGACCACGTCGGCGTGCCGCATCTGGTGGTGACCCGGCACGCGCTGGTCCGGCGGCTGCTCACCGATCCGGCGACGTTCCGGCCGGACAACGCCCTCGACGCGGTGACCCCGATCCCGGTGACCGCCCTGCGGATCCTCGCCGGTCACCGGTTCCGGCTGCCGCCGACGCTGGCCAACAACTCGGCCGCCAGCCATCCCGAGATCCGCGGCATCGTCGCCGACGCGCTGCACCCCGACCGGGTGGCCGCGCAGCAGCCCTGGCTGGCGGACCTGGTCCGGCGACGGGTGGCCCGGCTCGCCGCCGCCCTCGACGCCGGCACACCGGTCGACCTGTACGCCGAACTCGCCGCCGACCTGCCGCTGCTGGTGCTGGCCCGGCTGGTCGAGCTGCCGGACGCCCCGGTCGGCGCGGTCAAGGACTTCGCCCGCGCCGCCCTGGAGCTGTTCTGGGCGCCGCTCGACGAGGATCGGCAGCTCGCCCTCGCCACCGAGGTCGGCCGGTTCCACACCGTGCTGCGTACGTTCGCCGAGACCGGCGGCGGGCTGGCCGCCCGGCTGCGCGACGCCGGGCACTCCGCCGACGTGGTCGTCGGCGCGCTGTTCTTCCTGCTGGTCGCCGGCCAGGAGACCACCTCGCAGTTCCTCACCCTGCTGCTGCACCGGCTGGCCGGCGAACCGGCGGTGCGGGCCGGGCTCCGCTCCGGCGAGATCCGGGTCGCCGACGTGGTCGAGGAGGGGCTACGGCTGGAACCGCCGATCGTCACCTGGCGGCGGGTGGCGGCGGTGGACACCACGCTGGGCGGCACCGCCGTCCCGGCCGGCACCAGCATCGTGGCCTGGTTGGCCCGGGCCGGCCGGGATCCGGAGGTGGTCGCCGCCCCCGCCGAGTTCCGGCCCGGGCAGCGCGGCTCCCGGCGGCACCTGGCCTTCGGCGCCGGACCGCACCGGTGCGTGGGCGCGCAACTGGCCCGGATGGAGGCGGCCGTGGTGGTCGCCGAGGCGACGCCGCTGCTCGACGGGGTGACCGTGGTCCGACCGCCGTGGTGCCCGGACAACCTCACCTTCCGGATGCCGGACGCGTTCGTGATCCGCCGGGCCTGA
- a CDS encoding ABC transporter permease, producing the protein MTALPTVPPTTRPASRPAPATGPFTGAVAAEWTKLWSVRSTWWTVLAAALTMAATTAQLAIYAVNANTDDDPAVGPGIVGVGEIVTGSLELTQYVVLALGLFAITSEYATGTIRTTLRCTPSRSRVLLAKAVVVGVVTFLVGLLLGGIGAAVARPVLGEWGRAPLGGTVRDVVASAAYLALVGVLALGLAAALRGAVLTLTVLFALLMIVPLSLQEPGITVLTRIADAFPGVAGNHFLGGDRDPYPAVVGLLLLAGWAAAALAVGRWALARRDA; encoded by the coding sequence ATGACCGCCCTGCCCACCGTCCCGCCGACCACCCGGCCGGCGTCCCGGCCCGCCCCGGCGACCGGCCCGTTCACCGGGGCCGTCGCCGCCGAGTGGACCAAGCTGTGGTCGGTCCGGTCCACCTGGTGGACGGTGTTGGCGGCGGCGCTGACCATGGCGGCCACCACCGCCCAGCTCGCCATCTACGCCGTCAACGCCAACACCGACGACGACCCCGCGGTCGGCCCCGGGATCGTCGGGGTCGGCGAGATCGTGACCGGCTCGCTGGAACTCACCCAGTACGTCGTCCTCGCCCTCGGTCTCTTCGCGATCACCAGCGAGTACGCCACCGGCACCATCCGCACCACGTTGCGCTGCACCCCGTCCCGCTCTCGGGTGCTGCTGGCCAAGGCGGTCGTGGTGGGCGTCGTGACGTTCCTGGTCGGGCTGCTGCTCGGCGGCATCGGCGCGGCGGTCGCCCGGCCGGTGCTGGGCGAGTGGGGCAGGGCCCCGCTGGGCGGGACGGTGCGCGACGTGGTCGCCTCGGCCGCGTACCTGGCGCTGGTCGGGGTGCTGGCGCTGGGCCTGGCGGCGGCGCTGCGCGGTGCGGTGCTCACCCTCACCGTGCTCTTCGCCCTGCTGATGATCGTGCCGTTGTCGCTACAGGAACCGGGGATCACCGTGCTCACCCGGATCGCCGACGCGTTCCCCGGAGTGGCCGGCAACCACTTCCTCGGCGGGGACCGCGACCCGTACCCGGCGGTGGTGGGGTTGCTGCTGCTCGCCGGCTGGGCGGCCGCCGCGCTGGCCGTCGGCCGGTGGGCGCTGGCCCGCCGCGACGCGTGA
- a CDS encoding helix-turn-helix transcriptional regulator codes for MAVPSRPVGELLRDWRRRRRLSQLGLSVDTGISTRHLSFVETGRSRPSPELILRLAEHLDVPLAERNTLLLAGGYAPAYSRHDLDDPELAPVRDAARQILHGHGPFPALLVDQHWHLVEANAAVGLLTAGCAAHLLAEPINVLRLSLHPDGMAPRIRNLAQWRAHLLHRLREQVAATDDDALHDLYEELRAYPGGEENPAAVAAAGSVVVPLRYRYGGRDLAFLSTTTVFGTPLDVTVTGLAIEAFYPADRTTGDALRDLTEDPPRT; via the coding sequence GTGGCGGTGCCCAGCCGGCCGGTAGGCGAACTCCTGCGCGACTGGCGTCGACGCCGGCGACTCAGCCAGCTCGGCCTGTCGGTCGACACCGGAATCTCGACCCGGCATCTGAGCTTCGTGGAGACCGGCCGGTCCCGCCCGAGCCCCGAGCTGATCCTTCGGCTGGCGGAGCACCTGGACGTCCCGCTCGCCGAGCGCAACACGCTGCTGCTCGCCGGCGGCTACGCGCCCGCGTACTCCCGGCACGACCTGGACGATCCGGAGCTGGCCCCGGTCCGCGACGCGGCCCGGCAGATCCTGCACGGGCACGGCCCCTTCCCCGCGCTGCTCGTCGACCAGCACTGGCACCTGGTGGAGGCCAACGCCGCCGTCGGCCTGCTCACCGCCGGGTGCGCCGCCCACCTGCTGGCGGAACCGATCAACGTCCTGCGACTCAGCCTGCATCCCGACGGCATGGCACCCCGCATCCGCAACCTGGCCCAGTGGCGGGCCCATCTGCTGCACCGGCTGCGCGAGCAGGTCGCGGCCACCGACGACGACGCGCTCCACGACCTGTACGAGGAACTGCGCGCATATCCCGGCGGGGAGGAGAACCCCGCGGCGGTGGCCGCCGCCGGCTCGGTGGTCGTCCCCCTGCGCTATCGGTACGGCGGCCGGGACCTGGCTTTCCTGAGCACCACCACGGTCTTCGGCACTCCACTCGACGTCACGGTGACCGGACTCGCCATCGAGGCGTTCTACCCCGCCGACCGAACGACCGGCGACGCGCTGCGGGACCTGACCGAAGATCCGCCGCGGACCTGA
- a CDS encoding TetR/AcrR family transcriptional regulator — MTRRAAEIRLDALLRTACDVIAERGLANTRTVDVAEAAGVSQALVFYHFATKDRLLAQAFEYAVEQDLTRLDTVVRSSAPPLAKLRRMLRLYAPTGRSTSWSMWIDGWAESLRTPELEKLSRRLDLRWRQDLAKVISDGVADGTFDCPDPAGAAWRISAVMDGLAVQLAVHERVITRRQIAEWIRLVAARELGLEPAQLD, encoded by the coding sequence GTGACGAGACGCGCCGCCGAAATCCGCCTGGATGCCCTGCTTCGCACGGCCTGTGACGTGATCGCGGAACGCGGACTCGCCAACACCCGCACCGTCGACGTGGCGGAGGCCGCCGGGGTCAGCCAAGCCCTGGTCTTCTACCACTTCGCCACCAAGGACCGACTGCTCGCGCAGGCGTTCGAGTACGCCGTCGAACAGGACCTGACCCGGCTCGACACGGTGGTCCGCTCCTCCGCCCCGCCACTGGCGAAGCTGCGCCGGATGCTGCGCCTCTACGCCCCGACCGGCCGGTCGACCTCGTGGTCCATGTGGATCGACGGCTGGGCGGAGTCGCTGCGTACCCCCGAGCTGGAAAAGCTCTCCCGCCGGCTGGACCTGCGGTGGCGGCAGGACCTCGCCAAGGTGATCTCCGACGGGGTGGCCGACGGCACGTTCGACTGCCCGGACCCGGCGGGCGCGGCGTGGCGGATCAGCGCGGTGATGGACGGCCTGGCGGTGCAGCTCGCGGTGCACGAGCGGGTGATCACCCGGCGGCAGATCGCCGAGTGGATCCGCCTCGTCGCCGCCCGGGAGCTGGGGCTGGAACCGGCCCAGCTCGACTGA
- a CDS encoding isocitrate lyase/PEP mutase family protein, whose translation MNDHHSLALRFRSLHVPGEPLVLVNAWDAASARIVAAAGARAVATTSAGVAWSLGVPDGDALGRDTAVDLVRRVVAAVPLPVTADIESGYGGTADEVAESVAAVVAAGAVGVNVEDARHDGATPLREVDDQCDRLAAVRSAADRAGIPLFVNARVDTFLRGVGGVAETVARARAYLAAGADGVFVPGVVDPGTLAALVEAIPAPLNVLAGPGAPAVAELAKIGVARVSLGSSVAEAAYAVAHRAAVEAFAAGTYAALADTLDYGTLNELMRG comes from the coding sequence GTGAACGATCACCACAGTCTTGCCCTGCGCTTCCGTTCCCTGCACGTCCCCGGCGAACCGCTGGTCCTGGTCAACGCCTGGGACGCCGCGAGCGCCCGGATCGTCGCCGCCGCCGGCGCCCGCGCGGTCGCCACCACCAGCGCCGGCGTGGCCTGGAGCCTCGGTGTGCCGGACGGCGACGCCCTCGGCCGCGACACCGCCGTCGACCTGGTGCGCCGGGTCGTCGCGGCGGTTCCGCTACCGGTCACCGCCGACATCGAGTCCGGGTACGGCGGCACCGCCGACGAGGTCGCCGAGAGCGTCGCGGCGGTGGTCGCGGCCGGTGCCGTCGGCGTCAACGTCGAGGACGCCCGGCATGACGGGGCGACCCCGCTGCGGGAGGTCGACGATCAGTGCGACCGCCTGGCAGCCGTCCGTTCCGCCGCGGACCGGGCCGGGATCCCGCTGTTCGTCAACGCGCGCGTCGACACGTTCCTGCGTGGCGTCGGGGGCGTCGCGGAGACGGTGGCGCGGGCCCGGGCGTACCTGGCGGCCGGCGCCGACGGGGTGTTCGTGCCCGGAGTGGTCGACCCCGGCACGCTGGCCGCGCTGGTCGAGGCGATCCCGGCGCCGCTGAACGTCCTGGCCGGTCCGGGCGCCCCGGCCGTGGCCGAGCTGGCGAAGATCGGGGTGGCCCGGGTCAGCCTCGGCTCCTCCGTCGCCGAGGCCGCCTACGCGGTGGCCCACCGGGCCGCCGTGGAGGCGTTCGCCGCCGGGACGTACGCCGCCCTGGCCGACACCCTCGACTACGGCACGCTCAACGAGCTGATGCGCGGCTGA
- a CDS encoding ArsR/SmtB family transcription factor, producing MVAIGLSAGAVARVRFALSCLWETVASVRVLRDAGQHAVHLPWVNRVRPRLAEANLVGPDHGLLWHLVPPAPGYLADFLTPPPAGLAPDLGQELAALRATPPGTVRAHLDLYPDPRPPALSALYADPEDGLRRLTEEIEAYWRLALAGDWPRIRALLDAEVFRRARRLAEDGAAGLLNDLHERVRWEGDALLISQRHCTAPDVPDGSGLVLVPSVFVWPSVLSIAAGDVPQLAYPARGLGALWACPPAAPDALGAVLGRGRARLLAALDAPRSTTELARRTGLSPAGVSQHLTALRAAGLVVTHRNGRSLMSSRTAVAEALLTASG from the coding sequence GTGGTCGCGATCGGCCTGTCGGCGGGTGCCGTGGCACGGGTCCGGTTCGCGTTGTCCTGCCTCTGGGAGACGGTCGCCAGCGTGCGGGTGCTCCGCGACGCCGGCCAGCACGCGGTCCACCTGCCCTGGGTGAACCGGGTCCGGCCACGCCTGGCCGAGGCGAACCTGGTCGGCCCGGACCACGGCCTGCTCTGGCACCTCGTCCCGCCGGCGCCCGGGTACCTGGCGGACTTCCTCACCCCGCCGCCCGCCGGGCTGGCCCCCGACCTGGGGCAGGAGCTCGCCGCCCTGCGCGCCACCCCACCCGGGACCGTCCGCGCCCACCTGGACCTCTATCCCGACCCTCGACCACCGGCCCTGTCCGCTCTCTACGCCGACCCCGAGGACGGGCTGCGCCGGCTCACCGAGGAGATCGAGGCGTACTGGCGGCTGGCCCTCGCCGGCGACTGGCCCCGGATCCGGGCCCTGCTCGACGCGGAGGTGTTCCGGCGGGCCCGCCGGCTGGCCGAGGACGGCGCGGCCGGACTCCTCAACGACCTGCACGAGCGGGTCCGCTGGGAGGGCGACGCCCTGCTGATCAGCCAGCGGCACTGCACGGCTCCGGATGTGCCCGACGGCAGCGGGCTGGTGCTGGTGCCGTCGGTATTCGTCTGGCCGTCCGTGCTCAGCATCGCCGCCGGGGACGTGCCGCAGCTGGCGTACCCCGCCCGGGGGCTCGGCGCGCTGTGGGCCTGCCCACCGGCCGCGCCGGACGCGCTGGGCGCCGTACTCGGTCGAGGGCGGGCGCGGCTACTCGCGGCGCTGGACGCGCCCCGGTCGACCACCGAGCTGGCCCGGCGGACGGGCCTCTCCCCGGCCGGCGTCTCGCAGCATCTCACCGCGCTGCGCGCGGCCGGCCTGGTGGTGACACACCGGAACGGCCGGTCGCTGATGAGCAGCCGGACGGCGGTCGCGGAGGCCTTGTTGACCGCGTCGGGGTGA
- a CDS encoding sensor histidine kinase encodes MESDDPAGPPRGRRWLGDLLLWGALSAPVAYAGVTPPYPRYAVPLLLGSLALLALAVAVGRRLPLAALVAVVFGSLVDGNFVFAIPVFSYLAGRRSAGAGRVAVLFGVIAVAGTALNLGLLGTGPATWFLLASVLLFAGVFPWLLGRLRRQQRALAEAGRRHAETEERERRAAVDRVRLRERARIAQEMHDSLGHDLSLIALRAAALELAADLPLAHRAAAGELRASVAAATDRLHEIIGVLREERSGSLRPADETVAELVCGARDAGMAVELRDGSAEVELPRLTAHTVHRVVREALTNAARYAPDAPVTVTVDRADGAVAVSVVNGPAPAGPLPGPASHGSGLLALRERVRLAGGVLDAGPRAGGFALSARLPLAGDDGRGVPGGVAEPATASGVVRSDATNAVRPGGPGGPVGEADDGGPDTGRPDRASEDRTGAAARRLRDARRRARRSLLVAFGAPAVLGLVLALVYYPLATAGAVLDRTGYERLRLGDTRDSLGLPERQADPPTADTPSGCEYYTDGNFPFAEPTWRLCFSDGRLASKERIAS; translated from the coding sequence GTGGAATCCGACGACCCGGCCGGCCCGCCGAGGGGCCGGCGATGGCTCGGCGACCTGCTGCTGTGGGGCGCGTTGTCCGCGCCGGTGGCGTACGCGGGGGTCACCCCGCCCTATCCCCGGTACGCGGTGCCGCTGCTGCTCGGGTCGCTGGCGCTGCTCGCCCTCGCGGTGGCGGTCGGCCGCCGGCTGCCGCTCGCGGCGCTGGTGGCGGTGGTGTTCGGCTCGCTGGTCGACGGCAACTTCGTCTTCGCCATCCCGGTGTTCAGCTATCTCGCCGGCCGGCGCAGCGCCGGCGCCGGCCGGGTGGCGGTGCTCTTCGGCGTGATCGCGGTCGCCGGGACCGCGCTCAACCTCGGGCTGCTCGGCACCGGCCCGGCGACCTGGTTCCTGCTCGCCTCGGTGCTGCTCTTCGCCGGGGTGTTCCCCTGGCTGCTCGGTCGGCTCCGCCGGCAGCAGCGAGCGCTCGCCGAGGCCGGGCGGCGGCACGCCGAGACGGAGGAGCGGGAGCGGCGGGCGGCGGTGGACCGGGTGCGACTACGCGAACGGGCCCGGATCGCCCAGGAGATGCACGACTCGCTGGGCCACGACCTGAGCCTGATCGCGTTGCGCGCCGCCGCGCTGGAACTGGCCGCCGACCTGCCCCTCGCCCACCGGGCGGCGGCCGGCGAGCTGCGGGCCAGCGTGGCCGCCGCCACCGACCGGCTGCACGAGATCATCGGCGTGCTCCGCGAGGAGCGCTCCGGTTCCCTGCGACCGGCGGACGAGACGGTGGCGGAGCTGGTCTGCGGGGCTCGGGACGCCGGGATGGCGGTCGAGCTGCGGGACGGATCGGCCGAGGTCGAGCTGCCTCGGCTCACCGCGCACACGGTGCACCGGGTGGTCCGGGAGGCGCTGACCAACGCCGCCCGGTACGCCCCCGACGCCCCGGTGACCGTCACCGTCGACCGCGCCGACGGCGCGGTGGCGGTCAGCGTGGTGAACGGTCCCGCCCCGGCCGGCCCACTGCCGGGACCGGCCTCGCACGGCTCCGGGCTGCTCGCCCTGCGTGAGCGGGTCCGCCTCGCCGGCGGCGTGCTCGACGCGGGCCCCAGGGCCGGCGGCTTCGCGCTCTCCGCGCGCCTGCCGCTGGCCGGCGACGACGGTCGGGGCGTTCCGGGCGGTGTGGCGGAGCCGGCGACGGCCAGTGGCGTGGTGCGAAGCGACGCGACGAACGCCGTCCGGCCCGGCGGGCCCGGGGGACCGGTCGGGGAGGCCGACGACGGGGGACCGGACACCGGCCGGCCCGACCGGGCATCGGAGGACCGGACCGGCGCGGCGGCGCGGCGGCTGCGGGACGCCCGACGGCGGGCCCGGCGCAGCCTGCTGGTGGCGTTCGGCGCCCCCGCCGTCCTCGGCCTGGTGCTCGCCCTGGTCTACTACCCGCTGGCCACCGCGGGCGCGGTGCTCGACCGGACCGGGTACGAGCGGCTGCGCCTCGGCGACACCCGGGACAGCCTGGGGCTGCCCGAACGGCAGGCGGACCCGCCGACCGCGGACACCCCGTCGGGCTGCGAGTACTACACCGACGGCAACTTCCCCTTCGCGGAGCCGACCTGGCGGCTCTGCTTCTCCGACGGCCGGCTGGCCAGCAAGGAGCGGATCGCGTCGTGA
- a CDS encoding DUF1330 domain-containing protein: MSAYALAHLRRAPVHAEVLEYMERIEATLAPYEGRFIVHGGTVDVLEGEWPGDVVIIEFPDLDSARSWYASASYQEIKPLRTRHLAGELIIVDGVEPDHDSSRMAADVRRAANL, encoded by the coding sequence ATGAGCGCGTACGCACTGGCCCATCTGCGCCGGGCACCCGTCCACGCCGAGGTGCTGGAGTACATGGAGCGCATCGAGGCCACCCTGGCTCCGTACGAGGGGCGGTTCATCGTCCACGGCGGGACCGTGGACGTGCTCGAAGGCGAGTGGCCGGGTGATGTCGTGATCATCGAGTTCCCGGACCTGGACAGCGCCCGCTCGTGGTACGCCTCGGCGAGCTATCAGGAGATCAAGCCCCTGCGTACGCGGCACCTGGCCGGCGAGCTCATCATTGTCGACGGGGTGGAGCCGGACCACGACTCGTCCCGGATGGCGGCCGACGTCCGCCGAGCCGCCAACCTGTGA
- the bioD gene encoding dethiobiotin synthase: protein MTTGWTGPVLVTGTDTEVGKTVVTAAITAAAQAAGLRVAVIKPGQTGTATGEPGDVDSVTRLAAPLTGRTLAAYPDPLAPLAAARVAELPPLELYTAVDAIREEADKHDLVLVEGAGGLLVPMGLRPSGEPWTVADLAVSLGAPAVVVARAGLGTLNHTALTLEALERRAIPAGVVIGAWPAEPELVHWANLTDLAPNLLGAVPMGAGAMDPGVFRRSAPGWLTPALYGVLDDWRAWAEDAS from the coding sequence ATGACTACTGGCTGGACCGGGCCGGTGCTGGTGACGGGCACGGACACCGAGGTGGGCAAGACCGTCGTGACCGCGGCGATCACCGCCGCCGCGCAGGCCGCCGGGCTGCGGGTCGCGGTGATCAAGCCCGGCCAGACGGGTACGGCCACCGGCGAGCCGGGCGACGTCGACTCGGTCACCCGGCTGGCCGCCCCGCTGACCGGCCGTACCCTGGCGGCCTACCCGGACCCGCTCGCCCCGCTCGCCGCGGCCCGGGTCGCGGAGCTGCCGCCGCTGGAGCTGTACACCGCCGTCGACGCGATCCGCGAGGAGGCCGACAAGCACGACCTGGTGCTCGTCGAGGGGGCCGGCGGGCTGCTCGTACCGATGGGGCTGCGGCCGTCGGGCGAGCCCTGGACGGTGGCCGACCTGGCGGTGTCGCTGGGGGCGCCGGCCGTGGTGGTGGCCCGCGCCGGGCTCGGCACGCTCAACCACACCGCGCTCACCCTGGAGGCGCTGGAGCGCCGGGCGATCCCGGCCGGCGTGGTGATCGGCGCCTGGCCGGCCGAGCCGGAGCTGGTGCACTGGGCCAACCTGACCGACCTGGCGCCCAACCTGCTCGGCGCGGTGCCGATGGGCGCGGGTGCGATGGACCCGGGGGTGTTCCGCCGCTCCGCGCCGGGCTGGCTCACCCCCGCCCTCTACGGGGTGCTCGACGACTGGCGGGCCTGGGCCGAGGACGCGAGCTGA
- a CDS encoding class I SAM-dependent methyltransferase, with translation MSDLSAAFVRLHARLAPVAFVPEVRLHQADEPIGLWELTEGQFRSAQPPPFWAFAWAGGQALARYVTDHPELVTGRRVLDLASGSGLVAIAAARAGATAVRAVEVDERAVAAVALNAEANGVRVDAELGDILDGDAGDAEVVLAGDVFYSEAMARRMLRFLLRAARSGARVLVGDPGRAFLPRERFHELAGYDVPVPEALESVRVKHTTVWELDPAPPGAAR, from the coding sequence GTGTCCGACCTGTCCGCGGCCTTCGTCCGGCTGCACGCCCGACTCGCCCCGGTCGCCTTCGTCCCCGAGGTGCGGCTGCACCAGGCCGACGAGCCGATCGGCCTCTGGGAGCTGACCGAGGGTCAGTTCCGCAGCGCCCAACCACCGCCGTTCTGGGCCTTCGCCTGGGCCGGTGGGCAGGCGCTCGCCCGCTACGTCACCGACCACCCCGAGCTGGTCACCGGACGGCGGGTGCTCGACCTCGCCTCCGGCTCCGGCCTGGTCGCCATCGCCGCCGCCCGCGCCGGTGCCACCGCCGTCCGGGCCGTCGAGGTGGACGAGCGCGCGGTCGCGGCCGTCGCGCTCAACGCCGAGGCCAACGGGGTACGCGTCGACGCCGAACTCGGCGACATCCTCGACGGCGACGCCGGGGACGCCGAGGTGGTGCTGGCCGGCGACGTGTTCTACAGCGAGGCGATGGCCCGCCGGATGCTGCGTTTCCTGCTCCGGGCCGCCCGGTCCGGGGCCCGGGTGCTGGTCGGCGACCCGGGCCGGGCGTTCCTGCCCCGCGAGCGGTTCCACGAGCTGGCCGGGTACGACGTGCCGGTGCCGGAGGCGCTGGAGAGCGTACGGGTGAAGCACACCACCGTGTGGGAGCTGGACCCGGCTCCGCCGGGAGCCGCCCGCTAG
- a CDS encoding response regulator transcription factor has translation MTADHEGPLRVVLADDEAMVRAGVRAILAADPGIEVVGEAGDGRAAVELVRAHRPRVALLDIRMPRWDGLGAAGEIRRLVPETATVMLTTFGEDDLIARALGHGVSGFLLKSGDPRELLTGIRAVADGGAYLSPRVARRVIELSGGRMARTPYARDRLAGLTDREREVLALVGAGLSNAEIGRRLHLVEGTVKSYLTSIFTRLDVRNRVQAAILAYEAGLVPPTG, from the coding sequence GTGACCGCCGACCACGAGGGCCCCCTGCGGGTGGTGCTCGCTGACGACGAGGCGATGGTCCGCGCCGGGGTACGGGCGATCCTGGCCGCCGACCCGGGGATCGAGGTGGTCGGCGAGGCCGGGGACGGGCGGGCCGCCGTCGAACTGGTCCGCGCCCACCGACCCCGGGTGGCGCTGTTGGACATCCGGATGCCCAGGTGGGACGGGCTCGGCGCGGCGGGGGAGATCCGCCGGCTGGTTCCGGAGACTGCCACGGTCATGCTCACCACCTTCGGCGAGGACGACCTGATCGCCCGGGCGCTCGGCCACGGGGTCAGTGGCTTCCTGCTCAAGTCGGGCGATCCCCGGGAACTGCTCACCGGGATCCGTGCGGTCGCCGATGGCGGGGCTTACCTGTCACCCCGGGTGGCCCGCCGGGTGATCGAGCTGAGCGGCGGGCGGATGGCCCGCACCCCGTACGCCCGGGACCGGCTGGCCGGGCTGACCGACCGGGAGCGGGAGGTGCTGGCCCTGGTCGGGGCGGGACTGTCCAACGCCGAGATCGGCCGCCGGTTGCACCTCGTCGAGGGCACCGTGAAGAGCTACCTGACCAGCATTTTCACCCGGTTGGACGTGCGCAACCGGGTGCAGGCGGCGATCCTCGCGTACGAGGCGGGGCTGGTCCCGCCGACCGGCTGA
- a CDS encoding nuclear transport factor 2 family protein: protein MSEFKELAGRYIAIWNETDPGQRRRAIDELWAADARYVDPLGVAEGREAIDQLVGAVQGQFPGMRFRLVGPVDGHHDQVRFSWELGPAEGAAPVAGFDVAVTDGDGRLRQVFGFLDRVPAA, encoded by the coding sequence ATGTCGGAGTTCAAGGAGCTGGCCGGCCGGTACATCGCGATCTGGAACGAGACCGACCCGGGGCAGCGCCGCCGGGCCATCGACGAGCTGTGGGCCGCGGACGCCCGGTACGTCGACCCGCTCGGCGTGGCCGAGGGCAGGGAGGCGATCGACCAGCTGGTCGGCGCGGTCCAGGGCCAGTTTCCCGGGATGCGATTCCGGCTGGTCGGGCCGGTCGACGGGCACCACGACCAGGTCCGTTTCAGCTGGGAGCTCGGGCCGGCCGAGGGTGCGGCGCCGGTTGCCGGCTTCGACGTCGCGGTCACGGACGGCGACGGGCGGCTGCGCCAGGTCTTCGGTTTCCTGGACCGGGTCCCGGCGGCCTGA